The window GGTGGATGTCCGCCTTCAATTTGTCGACCTCGACATCCATGCCCACCACCATCAGTACCTGGCTCGTGCGGGGGTCGAGCACAGGGGCAAAGGCGGATATGAAGCTGCCGTATTCGTCCGTATAGGGCCCCTGTACCAGGGGCGTGCCGGAATTGAAGATCGCTAGATTCTCTTGGGTCGCCTGCTCGTACGGTTCACCGACGCTGGATGAAAGCGTTTCCCCCGCGGCGTAGGATTCCGGGCCAAAGACGATACCGCCGTTGCGCATGGCCTGCGTGTAGATGCCCGCCACCTTCAGTTGGGGCGCAAAACTCTGGAGATGGTGGCGCAGGCGCTGGAATTCCGGCCGCTCCAGATCGTCCGGCGTGAAGGAAAGACGCTTCGCCAGCTCCGGCTCCACGGATCGCGCCACATAAACGACATCGGACTCCAGGGTCGCGCGGAGAATTTCGTCCAGATTTCGGGCGCGCCAGTCCGCCGTCAACACCCCCAGAAAAACCACCATGCTCAAGGCGATGGGAAGTCCCCTGCCCCAGCCGCCGCCAAACGCAGCACCCCCGTGGTTCAAATAGGACGGAACCGCCGCGTGGTTGCCCCGGTGGCCTTCGGCCTCATGTATCTCTTTGATCGGATCCATTCCTGACACCATCTCCGGGGCACGGCAACGCCTGAACTTCATGTCGATCAGGCGGCCCGCAGGGCCGAAGCGCTGCGGGCCGCAAGGGAGTCTTCAAAAATACTTCGCACTGCCGATCGGTCGCGAGCGCCCGGATGATAGCCGGGTCCAACGCCGCGACCCAGGCACTAGGGAAGCTCGCGGATGCGGAGGTTCTTGAATTCTATCGGAGAACCCTCGGATTCAAGCGCCAGAAAGCCCGTGCTCGGCGTGCAGCCCGTGCCGCCGGAAACTTCCTCGCCGTTGACCCAAAGCCGGACTTCACCGTTGATGGCGCGAACATAGTAGTGGTTCCATTCGCCCACACCCTTGGACAGATTCTTCGAGGGAAAGCTGCGCTTCCCCTGCGGTGCCACGGGGGGGAAGGGGGTCATGTCCGACACACCCACGGGAAACACATCGCCATTGGTCGTGAACCAGTCCGCCTTCTGGCCGGACTTCTCATACTCCGCCGTGTACCCATGGTCCAGCACCTGTACTTCAATACCATGGGGCAACTTGCCCTTGGGCAAATCCTTCAGGGACTCCTCGGGAATCCAGAAAAATACGCCCGAGTTACCCGCGGACTTCAGGTGACGCCATTCCACCACCAGTTCCAGATTCGTGACCTTCTCCTTCGAGCGGATCACGCCCACCGGGCTCCCGGTGCACTTGAACATGCCGTCTTCCCACTTCCACGTATCCTCGTCACAATTCACATTGACAAAATCCTCCAGCGTCCACTCGCGCCAGCCGGGCCCCGTGCCGTCGATACAGGCTTTCGGTAGTGTCGGCGCGGTCGCCTCGGCGGCTTCAGCCGGGGAAACACGTGTGACGCCCGCCACGGTGGCGACCATCGCCGCCAGCAATATGCCGGAAAGCGCCAGTTTCACAGGAGTAATAACAGGGAAGTTGAGATTCATCGTTCTGCGGCCCTTGTAATGGTTATCCCGGCCAGAAGTTTGGGGCGGGTTTGACGCTAGTGTAACCCTGACACCGGACGCGTTCAAGCGATGTGTGAGGCGGGCCGTTTGACGGTGGACTTCGGGGGCGCTATGCTCATGTCGTTCACGTTCAGAGACGGTCGATACCCAACGTCAAATACCGGCCCGGCGCGCTGGCGCTTCGCCGAAACCGCCCCAGAGGAGGTGCCCATGTCACTCCGTGATGACCTGCGGATGCGTATAGAAGAGACCCCGTTCATCGACACCCATGAACACCTCTGGGACGAAGTCACCCGCCTCGGTGAGCGCCCCTACCCCGGAGGCCAGCCCGGGCCCGCCCGTGACTTTTCCCTCCTCGCCGCCCACTACATCGATTCCGATCTGATGTCCGCGGGCATGACTGCGGAGGATATGACGCGGCTCAAGGCCCACGACACCGACCTCGGGGAGAAATGGCGCATCTTCGCGCCCATCTATGCCCGATGCCGCAATACGGGCTACCTGCGTAATCTGCGCGAAACCGTGCGCATGCTCTACGGCGAGGAGGACCTGCGCGAGGACAACTATGGCGTCATCTCCGAGCGCATTGCCGCCCTCATCCAACCCGGCTACATGCGACGCGTGCTCAAGGACGTCGCCAAAGTCGAGCATTGCCAGGTCAACAGCTTCGAAGGCGTCGTTTTCAATGAAACGGCCCAGCCCGATCTTCTTTGTCAGGATCTCAGCTTCGTCGCCCTGAGCACCGGCATGAACGCGGAGAACATGGCCCGGCTCTCCCAGGCCTCCGGAATCGAAGTGCGCACGCTGGCCGACTGGCATTCGGTCATCGACTGGGCCTTTGCAACCTACGGACCGCGCGCCATCGCCGTCAAGAACCAGAGCGCCTACATCCGCCGCCTGGACTATGCCGATGTCCCCGCGAAGGAAGTGGCGGGGCTCTTTCAACGCTTCGCCGACCACCCGGGCGAGATAGGCAAGTTGGAAAAGAAGCCCCTCCAGGATCACCTCTTCCACTATTGCCTGCGCAAAGCCATCGAGTACAAGCTGCCGGTCAAACTCCACACCGGCTATTTCGCCGGACACAACCACATGCCGCTGGAACAAATCCGCCAGAACGCATCGGATCTCTGCCCCCTCTTGAAAGCCTATCCCGAAGCAAAATTCATCATCATGCACAATGACTATCCCTACCAGGACGAAGCCATTGCCCTGGCCAAGCATTATTCCAACGCCTTTATCGACATGTGCTGGGCCTGGATCATCAACCCCGCCGCGGGCGTCCGTTTCGTGAAGGAATTCCTCGGCGCCGCCCCGGCATGCAAGCTCCTCACCTTCGGCGGCGACTACGGTCCGGTGGAAATGGTGCCCGGCCACGCCGGCATTGCACGCCAGGGACTTGCCCAGGCCCTGAGCGAACTCACCGAGGAAGGGTGGCTCGCCGAAGGTGAACTGCCCGACCTGGTCGATCGCCTCATGCGCGGCAATGCCCGGGAGATTTTTGACTACGAAGGAACGCTCAAGGCTTGGGGCTGATCTGAGCGGCGCTCCCCCGCGAATAAGCCAGGGGATTGCGTTTGCGCACCACCCGCCGCAATCATTTCGTATTTCCAGCAAGACCATTTTTCGATTTTCTTCAGTCCGCAGAAAAAAGTGACGTACGAAGCGAGATTCACGGACACCAACTTCTTCCACATGCTACAGCAGGGCCGCATACGTAGGCCGATTATTCGCGATTCAATTTATGAACGCCTTCTTCTCGGTCAATTTGCGTAAATTTGCGGTTCAGCGCTTGAATCGCAGTTGTAGGTTGTACTGCTCATTCCGCACGATTCTACGGAACGGAAAAGCCGCCAACTACCGGGAGTATCCTTTAAATGCCTCGACGCACCATCGCCATCGGCCTCACTATCGCGGTCGCCATCGGTCTCGCTGGATTCGGCTCGTTCGGTCAAGTCCACGGCGCAAAAGGCGTCGTTCTCCAGCCCCTCAACGATCCCATCCCAGAGTCTATCCCGCTCGGCGATATTGTCATCGATCTCGAAGTCATCGCCGATGGCCTCGCCGCGCCCCTCGGCGCCGCCTTTCCCGACGACGGCTCGGACCGCGCTTTAATCTTCGAGCAGACCGGGCTCATCTGGAGCGTGGCCAGTGACGGCACACGCACCGAGTTCCTCGATGTCTCCGAACACCTGATAACGCTCGGTCTGGGTGGACCAGGCACCTACGATGAACGCGGTCTCCTCGGCTTTGCGCTCCATCCCCGCTTCGTGGAGAATGGATGTTTCTATACGTATACGTCCGAACCCATCGACGGACCGGCCGACTTCCCCAATGCCAACATGACCGACAGCAGCGCCCACCAGAGCGTAATCGCCGAATGGACCGTGGTAGAGGGAAATTCCAACCTCGGCGATCCGGCCAGTCGGCGTGAACTGCTCCGAATCGATCAGCCCCAGTACAACCACAACGGTGGCGCCCTCCACTTCGGGCCCGATGGCATGCTCTATATCGCCCTGGGCGATGGTGGGGGACGGGACGACGATCAGCGCGGCCACGCCGAAGGCGGCAACGCCCAGGATGAAACCACCGTACTCGGCAAACTGCTCCGCATCGATGTGGATCTCGGCGAAGGCGACATCCCCTCGGCCAACGGAAGCTACGCCATCCCGCAAGACAATCCCTTCGTGGGCGCGGGCATCGGCGAAGTCTTCGCCCTCGGTTTCCGCAATCCTTTCTCTTTCAGCTTCGACCAACTAACCGGGGCGCTCTATGTAGGCGATGTAGGGCAGGACGACATCGAAGAGGTGAATATCGTCGAATCCGGCGGCAACTACGGCTGGCATGTAAAGGAAGGGACCTTTTTCTTCCAGTCCAATGGCGCCCAGCCCGGTTTCGTAACGGCGGAACCCGCCGAAGGCCAGTCGGGCGAGGGCCTGCTCGACCCCATCGCCCAGTACGACCACGACGACGGGCTCTCCATTATCGGGGGGCACGTCTACCGGGGAAATTCCATCCCAAGCCTTACGGGTCGCTATGTCTGCGGCGATTTTGGCACCAATTTCGGCGAGCCGAGCGGACGACTCTTCTATCTGGACGAAGAAAACAACTTTCGTGAACTCCTGGTCGGAGAGGAAGCCGCGCCCTATCCATACTACGTAAAAGGCTTCGCCCAGGACCTCGACGGCGAGATCTACATCTTCGCCTCGCAGAACGCCGCACCCGCCGGCGCCTCCGGCGTCGTCCACAAACTCGTCCCAA is drawn from Candidatus Hydrogenedentota bacterium and contains these coding sequences:
- a CDS encoding DUF1080 domain-containing protein, with the translated sequence MVATVAGVTRVSPAEAAEATAPTLPKACIDGTGPGWREWTLEDFVNVNCDEDTWKWEDGMFKCTGSPVGVIRSKEKVTNLELVVEWRHLKSAGNSGVFFWIPEESLKDLPKGKLPHGIEVQVLDHGYTAEYEKSGQKADWFTTNGDVFPVGVSDMTPFPPVAPQGKRSFPSKNLSKGVGEWNHYYVRAINGEVRLWVNGEEVSGGTGCTPSTGFLALESEGSPIEFKNLRIRELP
- a CDS encoding amidohydrolase family protein → MSLRDDLRMRIEETPFIDTHEHLWDEVTRLGERPYPGGQPGPARDFSLLAAHYIDSDLMSAGMTAEDMTRLKAHDTDLGEKWRIFAPIYARCRNTGYLRNLRETVRMLYGEEDLREDNYGVISERIAALIQPGYMRRVLKDVAKVEHCQVNSFEGVVFNETAQPDLLCQDLSFVALSTGMNAENMARLSQASGIEVRTLADWHSVIDWAFATYGPRAIAVKNQSAYIRRLDYADVPAKEVAGLFQRFADHPGEIGKLEKKPLQDHLFHYCLRKAIEYKLPVKLHTGYFAGHNHMPLEQIRQNASDLCPLLKAYPEAKFIIMHNDYPYQDEAIALAKHYSNAFIDMCWAWIINPAAGVRFVKEFLGAAPACKLLTFGGDYGPVEMVPGHAGIARQGLAQALSELTEEGWLAEGELPDLVDRLMRGNAREIFDYEGTLKAWG
- a CDS encoding PQQ-dependent sugar dehydrogenase is translated as MPRRTIAIGLTIAVAIGLAGFGSFGQVHGAKGVVLQPLNDPIPESIPLGDIVIDLEVIADGLAAPLGAAFPDDGSDRALIFEQTGLIWSVASDGTRTEFLDVSEHLITLGLGGPGTYDERGLLGFALHPRFVENGCFYTYTSEPIDGPADFPNANMTDSSAHQSVIAEWTVVEGNSNLGDPASRRELLRIDQPQYNHNGGALHFGPDGMLYIALGDGGGRDDDQRGHAEGGNAQDETTVLGKLLRIDVDLGEGDIPSANGSYAIPQDNPFVGAGIGEVFALGFRNPFSFSFDQLTGALYVGDVGQDDIEEVNIVESGGNYGWHVKEGTFFFQSNGAQPGFVTAEPAEGQSGEGLLDPIAQYDHDDGLSIIGGHVYRGNSIPSLTGRYVCGDFGTNFGEPSGRLFYLDEENNFRELLVGEEAAPYPYYVKGFAQDLDGEIYIFASQNAAPAGASGVVHKLVPITAGEGEGEGEGEGEGEGEGEGEGEGEGEGEGKQPASCQGRAGGSGSFNPTDLAVVAGMILMLARRVSVA